One window of Acuticoccus sediminis genomic DNA carries:
- a CDS encoding branched-chain amino acid ABC transporter permease yields the protein MELFLQLFVSGILLGGVYALAALGLNLIFGVAKVVNFAHGEFLMLGMYAGFWLMTLTGVNPYFGAPLIALVFFGLGMLFYLGIMRFTIYKPELTQVFATLGLSIALQNLALVLFSADYRTIQTMPDGYSSLGIGPLHVATDRVIAFGFAMVIFAGVILFLRRTYTGRAIEAISQDLMAARLMGIDSQKIFTITFGLGIAITGLAGGVLVPSFYAFPSIGSFFVLIAFVVVVLGGLGSVTGTIVGGLVLGVIESVFGYFSPDLKEATHFVLLILLLAIRPQGLLGVRGAEKETLK from the coding sequence ATGGAGCTCTTCCTGCAACTCTTCGTGTCGGGGATCCTGCTGGGGGGCGTCTACGCCCTCGCGGCCCTCGGCCTCAACCTGATCTTCGGCGTCGCGAAGGTCGTGAACTTCGCCCACGGCGAGTTCCTGATGCTCGGCATGTATGCCGGCTTCTGGCTGATGACGCTGACGGGGGTGAACCCCTACTTCGGCGCGCCGCTGATCGCGCTCGTGTTCTTCGGGCTCGGGATGCTCTTCTACCTCGGCATCATGCGGTTCACGATCTACAAGCCCGAGCTGACTCAGGTGTTCGCGACGCTGGGCCTCTCGATCGCGCTGCAGAACCTCGCGCTCGTCCTCTTCTCGGCGGACTACCGCACCATCCAGACGATGCCGGACGGTTACTCGTCCCTCGGCATCGGCCCGCTGCACGTCGCGACGGACCGGGTGATCGCCTTCGGCTTCGCGATGGTGATCTTCGCCGGCGTCATCCTGTTCCTGCGCCGCACCTACACCGGTCGCGCCATCGAGGCGATCTCGCAGGACCTGATGGCCGCGCGGCTGATGGGCATCGACTCGCAGAAGATCTTCACCATCACCTTCGGCCTCGGCATCGCGATCACCGGCCTCGCCGGCGGCGTCCTCGTGCCGTCGTTCTACGCCTTCCCCTCCATCGGCTCGTTCTTCGTGCTGATCGCCTTCGTGGTCGTCGTCCTCGGCGGTCTCGGCAGCGTCACCGGCACGATCGTCGGCGGGCTGGTGCTCGGCGTCATCGAGTCGGTGTTCGGCTACTTCAGCCCGGACCTCAAGGAAGCGACGCACTTCGTGCTCCTCATCCTGCTGCTCGCCATCCGCCCGCAGGGCCTCCTCGGCGTCAGGGGTGCGGAGAAGGAGACCCTCAAATGA